The following coding sequences are from one Methanosarcina sp. WWM596 window:
- the sepS gene encoding O-phosphoserine--tRNA ligase produces MRFDPEKIKKDAKENFDLAWNEGKKIVRTPTLNERYPRTTLSYGKAHPVYDTIQKLREAYLRMGFEEMMNPLIVDEKEVHKQFGSEALAVLDRCFYLAGLPRPNVGISDERIAQVTEILGDVGDEGIDKIRKVLHAYKKGTVEGDDLVPEISAALGVSDALVADMIERVFPEFKELIPQASTKTLRSHMTSGWFISLGALLERKEPPFHFFSIDRCFRREQQEDASRLMTYYSASCVIMDEEVTVDHGKAVAQGLLSQFGFEKFLFRPDEKRSKYYVPDTQIEVFAFHPKLVGSNSKYSDGWIEVATFGIYSPTALAEYDIPYPVMNLGLGVERLAMILHDAPDVRSLTYPQIPQYSEWEMPDSELAKQVFVDRMPETPEGQAIADAIVSQCELHGEEPSPCEFPAWEGEICGRKVKVSVVEPEENTKLCGPAAFNEVVAYQGDILGIPNNKKWQKAFENHSARASIRFIEAFAAQTAREIEEAAMSGADEHIVRVRIVKVPSEVNIKIGSTVQRYITGKKKKIDIRGPIFTSVKAKFE; encoded by the coding sequence ATGAGATTTGATCCAGAAAAAATAAAAAAGGATGCAAAGGAAAATTTTGACCTTGCCTGGAACGAGGGTAAAAAAATAGTTAGAACACCTACCCTTAATGAGCGCTACCCGAGGACCACCCTGAGTTACGGGAAGGCTCATCCTGTTTATGATACAATCCAGAAACTGAGGGAAGCCTATCTGCGCATGGGTTTTGAAGAGATGATGAACCCTCTTATAGTTGATGAAAAAGAGGTGCACAAACAGTTCGGAAGCGAAGCCCTCGCAGTCCTTGACCGCTGTTTCTATCTTGCAGGTCTACCCCGCCCCAATGTAGGGATTTCTGACGAGCGCATTGCACAGGTAACAGAAATCCTGGGCGACGTAGGAGACGAAGGAATAGACAAAATCAGGAAAGTCCTGCACGCTTATAAAAAAGGGACGGTTGAGGGAGATGACCTGGTTCCAGAAATCTCAGCGGCCCTCGGAGTTTCAGATGCCCTTGTAGCCGACATGATTGAAAGGGTTTTTCCTGAATTCAAAGAGCTTATACCCCAGGCAAGCACAAAAACACTGCGCAGTCACATGACAAGCGGTTGGTTCATTTCCCTGGGCGCCCTCCTTGAGAGAAAAGAACCTCCATTCCACTTTTTCTCAATAGACCGCTGTTTCAGGCGGGAACAGCAAGAAGACGCTTCCAGGCTTATGACCTACTACTCGGCTTCCTGTGTTATTATGGACGAAGAAGTAACCGTAGACCACGGAAAAGCCGTTGCTCAGGGGCTCCTCTCCCAATTCGGCTTTGAAAAGTTCCTCTTCAGGCCCGATGAAAAACGCAGCAAGTACTATGTGCCTGACACCCAGATAGAGGTCTTTGCCTTCCACCCGAAACTCGTGGGCTCGAACTCCAAGTACTCTGACGGCTGGATCGAGGTTGCAACTTTCGGTATATACTCTCCAACAGCCCTTGCAGAATATGATATTCCATACCCTGTAATGAACCTCGGGCTTGGGGTTGAAAGGCTTGCCATGATCCTGCATGATGCCCCTGATGTCCGTTCCCTGACCTACCCGCAGATTCCGCAGTACAGCGAGTGGGAGATGCCCGACAGTGAACTTGCAAAGCAGGTCTTTGTAGACAGAATGCCTGAAACTCCAGAAGGGCAGGCAATTGCAGATGCCATCGTTTCTCAGTGCGAACTGCATGGAGAAGAGCCGAGTCCCTGTGAATTTCCAGCCTGGGAAGGGGAGATTTGCGGGAGGAAAGTAAAAGTCTCCGTGGTCGAGCCAGAAGAGAATACAAAACTCTGCGGTCCTGCAGCCTTTAATGAGGTCGTTGCCTATCAGGGAGACATTCTGGGAATCCCGAATAACAAGAAATGGCAGAAAGCTTTTGAAAACCACTCTGCGAGGGCTAGCATACGTTTTATAGAGGCTTTTGCTGCCCAGACTGCGCGGGAAATTGAAGAAGCTGCAATGTCCGGAGCAGATGAGCATATTGTCAGAGTAAGAATAGTCAAGGTTCCCTCTGAAGTCAACATTAAAATAGGCTCTACTGTCCAGCGGTACATCACAGGTAAAAAGAAAAAAATCGACATAAGAGGCCCGATTTTCACTTCTGTAAAAGCGAAATTCGAGTGA
- a CDS encoding DUF169 domain-containing protein, which yields MQIERVPFSGYPKLRRLMETGEPVCVTFEIEEGDTRERFREVVPASGSVPVQETVPAQETVPAQETVPIQETVPIQETVPVQKAVPKKKVTGKGSEELPEKSGFLFCELVQKARMGEKFRISGQNCSPGDYVLGLSEENPAEYYLKSGRYRDTQAAEKAALSLPRLKRKFCSVVVEPLSLNKGNFDVLILFLKPEKAMRIVQANAYSEGKRTVMDTMGAASICGDCTVLALEKGMSLSFGCKGSRKHSRYEDFEVPLGIAFEKVEEIEEGLSKLPETMC from the coding sequence ATGCAAATAGAAAGAGTGCCGTTTTCAGGATACCCGAAACTCAGACGGTTGATGGAAACGGGAGAGCCTGTATGTGTAACCTTTGAGATAGAAGAGGGGGACACAAGAGAAAGATTCCGAGAAGTGGTACCAGCCAGTGGATCGGTACCAGTCCAGGAAACAGTACCAGCCCAGGAAACAGTACCAGCCCAGGAAACAGTACCAATCCAGGAAACAGTACCAATCCAGGAAACAGTACCAGTCCAGAAAGCAGTGCCTAAAAAAAAAGTAACCGGAAAAGGAAGTGAAGAGCTTCCTGAAAAATCCGGCTTTCTCTTTTGCGAACTTGTGCAGAAAGCCCGTATGGGAGAGAAGTTCCGGATTTCCGGGCAGAACTGCTCTCCCGGGGACTACGTCCTGGGCCTCTCTGAGGAAAACCCTGCTGAATATTATCTTAAATCCGGAAGATACAGGGATACTCAAGCTGCAGAAAAGGCAGCTCTATCCCTTCCAAGATTAAAGAGAAAATTTTGCTCCGTAGTGGTCGAGCCGCTGTCCCTTAATAAGGGTAACTTTGATGTGTTAATTCTTTTCCTTAAACCTGAGAAAGCCATGCGAATTGTCCAGGCAAATGCTTATTCAGAAGGAAAAAGGACAGTAATGGACACAATGGGTGCAGCTTCAATCTGTGGAGATTGTACCGTACTGGCTCTGGAAAAGGGCATGAGCTTATCTTTCGGGTGTAAAGGATCAAGAAAACACAGCAGATATGAAGATTTTGAAGTTCCTCTCGGAATTGCTTTTGAAAAAGTCGAGGAAATTGAGGAAGGGCTTTCAAAACTTCCCGAAACAATGTGTTAA
- the thsB gene encoding thermosome subunit beta has protein sequence MAGQPIFILKEGSKRTRGRDAQSNNIMAAKAVAEAVRTTLGPKGMDKMLVDSMGDVVITNDGATILKEMDIEHPAAKMVVEVAKTQDDEVGDGTTSAAVVAGELLKKAEDLIEQEIHPTIIASGYRLAAEKAVEVLNSLAMNVDMSNRDLLVSIAETAMTGKGAEASKRLLSEIAVDAVTSVVDTNGKKTVDRENISVIKKVGGRVEDSELIQGMIIDKERIHSNMPEKVKDAKLLLLNSAIELKDTEVDAEISITSPDQLQSFLDQEEQMLKKTVQKVIGSGANVVFCQKGIEDLAQHYLAKAGIFAIRRVKKSDMEKLARATGGKLITNLDEVIPEDLGYAGLVEEKKVGGDNMTFVTGCNNPKAVTILLRGGTEHVVDSIDSALEDALRVVGVAIEDEKLVAGGGSPEVEVALRLQEYAATLEGREQLAVKAYAEALEVIPRTLAENAGLDPIDMLMELRSQHEKGMKTAGLDVYEGKVVDMWKNFVVEPLRVKTQVINAATESAVMILRIDDIIASTRAAPGPEEMGGGMPPGMGGMPQGMGGMGGMPPGMM, from the coding sequence GTGGCAGGACAGCCAATATTCATTTTGAAAGAAGGAAGTAAGAGAACCAGAGGCAGAGATGCCCAGAGTAACAACATCATGGCTGCAAAGGCAGTAGCCGAAGCAGTCAGAACAACCCTTGGTCCCAAGGGCATGGACAAGATGCTCGTGGACTCAATGGGTGATGTGGTCATCACAAATGACGGGGCAACCATTCTCAAAGAGATGGACATCGAGCACCCTGCAGCAAAGATGGTGGTAGAAGTAGCCAAGACCCAAGACGATGAAGTGGGAGACGGAACCACCAGTGCAGCTGTTGTCGCCGGTGAGCTCTTAAAAAAAGCCGAGGACTTAATCGAGCAGGAAATTCACCCGACAATCATTGCATCCGGATACAGGCTGGCAGCCGAAAAAGCTGTTGAAGTCCTTAATTCCCTGGCAATGAATGTGGATATGTCTAACCGTGACCTGCTGGTCAGCATCGCTGAAACCGCCATGACCGGAAAAGGTGCAGAGGCCTCTAAGAGACTCCTCTCCGAAATCGCCGTAGACGCTGTCACAAGCGTTGTCGACACGAATGGTAAAAAGACAGTTGATAGGGAAAACATCAGCGTTATCAAGAAAGTAGGTGGCAGAGTCGAGGATTCCGAACTTATTCAGGGCATGATCATTGACAAGGAAAGAATCCACTCCAACATGCCTGAGAAAGTCAAGGACGCAAAGCTCCTCCTTCTTAACAGTGCAATCGAACTCAAAGACACTGAAGTAGATGCCGAAATCTCAATAACTTCTCCTGACCAGCTCCAGTCCTTCCTCGACCAGGAAGAGCAGATGCTCAAGAAGACTGTCCAGAAGGTAATCGGCAGCGGTGCAAACGTTGTCTTCTGCCAGAAGGGCATTGAAGACCTTGCCCAGCACTACCTTGCAAAGGCAGGCATCTTTGCTATCCGCAGGGTCAAGAAGAGCGACATGGAAAAGCTCGCAAGGGCAACAGGCGGCAAACTCATCACCAACCTGGATGAAGTCATCCCCGAAGACCTCGGATATGCAGGGCTCGTGGAAGAGAAGAAAGTTGGTGGCGACAACATGACCTTTGTCACAGGCTGCAACAACCCCAAAGCCGTTACTATCCTCCTGCGCGGCGGCACAGAGCACGTAGTTGACAGCATCGACAGCGCTCTTGAAGATGCCCTCCGTGTAGTAGGAGTTGCAATCGAAGATGAAAAACTTGTTGCAGGCGGCGGCTCTCCTGAAGTTGAGGTTGCCCTCAGGCTCCAGGAATACGCAGCAACTCTCGAAGGCAGAGAACAGCTTGCAGTTAAAGCCTACGCCGAAGCTCTCGAAGTTATCCCCAGGACCCTTGCAGAAAACGCAGGTCTCGACCCAATAGACATGCTCATGGAACTTCGCTCCCAGCACGAGAAAGGCATGAAGACCGCAGGGCTTGATGTCTATGAAGGCAAGGTCGTTGACATGTGGAAGAACTTCGTAGTCGAACCCCTCAGAGTCAAGACTCAGGTCATCAACGCAGCTACCGAATCTGCAGTCATGATCCTCAGGATCGACGACATCATCGCTTCTACCCGTGCAGCCCCTGGCCCAGAAGAAATGGGTGGCGGAATGCCCCCAGGAATGGGCGGAATGCCCCAAGGAATGGGCGGTATGGGCGGAATGCCCCCAGGAATGATGTAA
- a CDS encoding ORC1-type DNA replication protein, producing MTGNDILLWDETLFKDLSVLEPDYLPEYFPHRDSQLNALRFALRPSLRGMRPLNCLLVGPPGTGKTSAVMKVFREVEAHAPGVVAVKINCQIDSTRFAVISRIYRQLFGISPPNSGIAFRKLFENVVNFLISSEKVLIVALDDLNYLCCEGHANEVMYSLLRAHEQYPGAKIGVIGIVNDASDLYCLDSRVNSVFLPEEIASPRYGETEILDILKDRVKYGFYPKVISDEVLELVVSYVEKTGDMRVGIDLLKRSGFNAERRGSRMILSEDVEKAYEASKLLHLCRGISLLSDSEKQLLELIARADDVKAGELYKSFHELTQLGYTRFYGMVNRLQALNYVDADFTGKGKRGRTRIIKTKYEAEAILSCLKKA from the coding sequence TTGACAGGCAACGATATACTACTCTGGGACGAAACCCTATTTAAGGACCTTTCGGTACTTGAGCCGGATTATCTCCCGGAATATTTCCCCCACAGAGACTCACAGTTAAATGCGCTCAGGTTTGCGCTCAGACCTTCCCTGCGCGGCATGCGGCCTTTAAATTGTTTGCTGGTCGGTCCTCCAGGAACAGGAAAGACCAGTGCGGTTATGAAGGTTTTCAGGGAAGTTGAGGCTCATGCTCCGGGCGTTGTGGCTGTAAAGATTAACTGCCAGATTGATTCCACCCGTTTTGCCGTAATTTCCAGAATTTACAGGCAGCTGTTTGGGATCTCTCCTCCTAATTCCGGGATTGCTTTCCGTAAACTATTTGAAAATGTTGTAAATTTCCTGATTTCTTCGGAAAAAGTTTTGATTGTGGCGCTGGATGACCTTAATTATCTCTGCTGTGAGGGACATGCCAATGAAGTGATGTATTCCCTGCTCAGGGCTCACGAGCAGTACCCCGGAGCAAAGATAGGGGTTATCGGGATCGTAAATGATGCATCTGACCTTTATTGTTTGGACTCAAGAGTCAACTCTGTTTTTCTGCCTGAAGAAATAGCTTCTCCAAGGTATGGGGAGACAGAGATTCTGGACATCCTTAAGGACAGAGTCAAGTACGGATTTTATCCAAAAGTAATTTCTGACGAAGTGCTGGAACTTGTTGTTTCGTATGTGGAAAAAACAGGTGATATGAGGGTCGGAATCGATCTTCTAAAACGTTCGGGTTTCAACGCCGAGCGCAGGGGAAGCCGCATGATCTTATCTGAAGATGTGGAAAAAGCCTACGAGGCTTCTAAACTGCTCCATCTGTGCAGGGGCATAAGCCTCCTCTCGGACTCTGAAAAACAGCTGCTTGAACTGATAGCAAGAGCAGATGATGTTAAGGCAGGGGAACTCTACAAATCCTTCCATGAGCTGACACAGCTCGGATACACTCGTTTTTACGGTATGGTCAACAGGCTTCAGGCTCTTAACTATGTGGACGCTGACTTTACAGGCAAAGGCAAGCGAGGCAGGACAAGGATAATAAAAACAAAGTATGAAGCTGAGGCTATCCTTAGCTGCCTTAAAAAAGCCTGA
- a CDS encoding CHAD domain-containing protein, which translates to MEIESKFLVPEETDFKELENLSRLASYTISEAQIQIIEDTFLDTENKDIMAAGYYLRIRKAAGEKGKWVTIKSLGGFENGTHWREEYVSFLPERLSVLECPNLRIRNMIFEFTSGLDLYPLITLKQKRLIHKLNLKEKHVADLYLDRVNLKSESRKKLYNEFEVELKNEGTVKDLEIIRDFLLSHYSLVESPFSKFERAYIFRENLPEKTFMNLKERAVCAQLAGHKNIYGKQAKILLLIDRGCSPAELGLLLKVPEPEIKALLSRFKKERLSVFPFTVNKRKTPEKNLAFHFQPGRGVPHKGWTEMGIEEWTPEALMELYGVNKVRSAGIRTGILALFDGLSAYHGLGKKEKELLGLAALLHGIGSSVYRGEEAIMSREILLTHPIKDLKNSELQMLALIMELQAPEISEKKLSAVFEEKNTGLSPAFQNKALILTALLRIANLSDTVTQIFQPYRFRQLDEAVEIELLGPDAEKIAKKAEKRSELWEYLFSTKLRFTQARELPESEGSERALKIAPGRISEKTQREKGGEAEEKRGEKPRGKVEGKAEKRIEKKKRKETQKFTVSLEDSMAFVAHRIFTYQLSQMLIHEKGTRKGEDIEELHAMRVAIRRMRAATTVFNEYLESEKLEPHLKGLKRTLGALGGVRDLDVFREKAETYLKTLPSGHEHDLDPLFITLTEEREKARENMLDYLDSEKYSRFKKDFSEFLEFPETWALPTTTEKHDALPHRIKDVLPSILYARLADISAYSEWVEGPYVSVERLHRLRIAAKGLRYTLEFFESVLGKEIGLLIKDFKVLQDHLGDLHDAVVATEMLGSYLRTETWGSLESEKASSKTQISKSLGGVEAYLAYREEELLTLLNTFPDAWEKVQNKEFGRRIESAVISLYESL; encoded by the coding sequence ATGGAAATTGAGTCAAAATTTTTGGTCCCGGAAGAGACAGATTTTAAAGAGCTTGAAAATCTCTCCAGGCTTGCATCTTATACTATTTCTGAAGCTCAGATCCAGATAATTGAGGACACTTTTCTTGATACCGAAAACAAAGACATTATGGCTGCCGGGTATTACCTGAGAATAAGAAAAGCCGCAGGGGAAAAAGGGAAATGGGTGACAATCAAAAGCCTGGGAGGTTTTGAAAATGGAACCCACTGGAGAGAAGAATATGTCAGTTTCTTGCCTGAAAGACTTTCTGTGCTTGAATGTCCCAACCTCAGGATCAGAAACATGATTTTTGAGTTTACCTCAGGACTTGACCTTTATCCACTTATCACCCTCAAACAGAAAAGGCTAATTCACAAGTTAAATCTTAAAGAAAAGCATGTAGCTGACCTCTATCTGGACAGGGTAAACCTCAAAAGCGAAAGCCGGAAAAAACTCTACAATGAGTTTGAGGTGGAACTTAAAAACGAGGGGACTGTCAAAGACCTTGAGATCATCCGGGATTTCCTGCTAAGTCATTACAGCCTTGTAGAGAGCCCTTTTTCCAAGTTTGAGAGAGCCTATATTTTCAGGGAAAATCTCCCGGAAAAAACTTTCATGAACCTGAAAGAAAGAGCTGTCTGTGCACAGCTTGCGGGTCACAAAAACATATACGGGAAGCAAGCTAAGATTCTTCTTTTAATTGACAGGGGCTGTAGTCCTGCAGAACTCGGGCTTCTACTTAAAGTTCCGGAACCGGAGATCAAAGCTCTACTCTCGCGGTTTAAAAAAGAAAGGCTTTCAGTCTTTCCTTTTACAGTAAATAAAAGAAAAACTCCAGAAAAAAACCTGGCATTTCATTTCCAACCCGGAAGAGGAGTACCTCATAAAGGCTGGACTGAGATGGGCATCGAGGAATGGACCCCTGAAGCCCTTATGGAACTGTATGGAGTTAACAAAGTAAGGTCAGCAGGCATCAGAACAGGAATTCTCGCCCTTTTTGACGGGCTTTCTGCTTATCACGGGCTCGGAAAGAAGGAAAAAGAACTTCTCGGACTTGCAGCCCTCTTGCATGGTATCGGAAGTTCGGTATACAGAGGAGAAGAAGCCATAATGAGCAGAGAAATTCTTCTTACCCATCCGATTAAAGACCTGAAAAATAGCGAACTGCAAATGCTTGCCCTTATCATGGAACTTCAGGCCCCCGAAATAAGTGAAAAAAAGCTTTCTGCAGTCTTTGAAGAAAAGAATACAGGTCTTTCTCCGGCTTTTCAGAATAAAGCCCTCATTCTTACAGCTTTACTCCGGATTGCAAACCTTTCCGATACAGTAACTCAGATATTTCAACCCTACAGATTCAGGCAACTTGATGAAGCAGTTGAAATAGAACTTCTGGGACCTGATGCAGAAAAAATTGCAAAAAAGGCGGAAAAAAGAAGCGAACTCTGGGAATATCTCTTCAGCACCAAACTACGGTTTACGCAGGCGAGGGAACTTCCAGAATCAGAAGGCTCAGAAAGAGCCCTGAAAATAGCCCCGGGAAGAATCTCAGAAAAAACACAAAGAGAAAAAGGAGGAGAAGCTGAAGAAAAAAGAGGAGAAAAACCCCGGGGAAAAGTTGAGGGTAAAGCTGAAAAAAGAATTGAGAAGAAGAAAAGAAAAGAAACTCAGAAATTCACGGTCAGCTTGGAAGATTCCATGGCTTTTGTTGCTCACAGGATCTTTACATACCAGTTATCCCAGATGCTAATCCATGAAAAGGGAACCCGAAAAGGAGAAGACATCGAAGAGCTGCATGCCATGCGCGTTGCGATCCGCAGGATGAGGGCGGCAACAACAGTCTTTAATGAATACCTTGAATCCGAAAAATTGGAACCTCACCTTAAAGGACTCAAGAGAACACTTGGAGCTCTCGGAGGAGTCCGGGACCTGGACGTTTTCAGGGAAAAAGCAGAAACTTATTTGAAAACCCTGCCTTCAGGGCATGAACACGACCTTGACCCTCTTTTTATCACACTTACAGAGGAGAGAGAAAAAGCCAGGGAAAATATGCTTGATTACCTTGACAGTGAAAAATACAGCCGTTTTAAGAAAGACTTTTCAGAATTTCTGGAGTTCCCAGAAACCTGGGCTCTCCCCACAACTACGGAGAAACATGACGCTCTGCCTCACAGAATAAAAGATGTGCTCCCTTCGATCCTCTATGCCCGTTTAGCCGACATAAGTGCCTACTCCGAATGGGTGGAAGGACCCTATGTTTCTGTTGAAAGGTTGCACAGACTCAGGATTGCGGCCAAAGGGCTGCGTTATACTTTGGAGTTCTTTGAAAGCGTACTCGGGAAAGAAATCGGACTCTTAATAAAAGATTTCAAAGTTTTGCAGGACCACCTTGGAGACCTGCATGATGCAGTCGTTGCAACCGAAATGCTTGGCTCTTACCTGAGAACAGAGACCTGGGGATCTTTAGAAAGTGAAAAGGCATCGAGTAAAACACAAATTTCCAAAAGCCTCGGAGGGGTGGAAGCTTACCTTGCGTACAGGGAAGAAGAACTCTTAACTCTGCTCAATACCTTTCCGGATGCCTGGGAAAAAGTCCAAAACAAAGAGTTTGGAAGGAGAATTGAAAGTGCAGTCATAAGCCTGTATGAAAGCCTCTGA
- the ppx gene encoding exopolyphosphatase, producing the protein MEPEKISEGRVVAFIDIGTNSVRLLLVRINPNGSYQPLTKQKETVRLGEKEFIDRILQPEAIERATVVCKKFMELARAYRAEEIIAVATSATRDASNRVQFLEMIKKEANLEVCTISGSEEARLIYLGVSSGLRLGYSKALFIDIGGGSTEVSIGDQSQCYFLHSLNLGSIRLTNMFLPDETGPVSEERYEQIKAYIRRKTADITKELSRYRADSAIGSSGTIENLAKIAFVYLHKTAHESFEKLEYEDLKKIVRAMCALSLEERRKFPGINTQRADIILAGAAIIETLMEELELSEITISKRGLREGLLVDYISKSEFSYMVTQMSVRKRSIMQLGLACNFDEEHAHIVTRLALELFDSIQALGIYEFQESERELLEYGATLHDIGTFLSYDTHQAHAYHLIRESNLPGFQPEEIEIISNLAYFHRKNTPKKKHPNLEGLSKETVKSVRLLSALLRIAEGLDRSHTGIISHVRFYIASTDSLVLEMHARWECQLEIWEVEKQKKYFKKMFGYNLQSKVLIEQAAGVPVVFEGSAEVEEVPRG; encoded by the coding sequence ATGGAACCCGAGAAAATTTCCGAAGGCAGGGTTGTTGCGTTTATTGATATAGGGACTAACTCAGTCAGGCTTCTTTTGGTCCGGATCAATCCCAACGGGTCTTACCAGCCCTTGACCAAGCAGAAGGAAACGGTGCGGCTTGGAGAAAAGGAGTTTATAGACAGAATCCTGCAGCCAGAAGCAATAGAGCGGGCAACCGTTGTCTGTAAAAAGTTCATGGAGCTTGCAAGGGCTTACAGGGCAGAAGAGATCATAGCTGTGGCAACCTCTGCAACCCGGGATGCGAGCAATAGGGTTCAGTTTCTTGAAATGATTAAAAAAGAGGCAAACCTTGAGGTCTGTACTATTTCGGGGTCCGAAGAAGCTCGCCTGATCTATCTGGGGGTCTCAAGTGGGCTCCGCCTTGGTTATTCAAAAGCTCTTTTTATTGATATCGGGGGTGGGAGCACTGAAGTGTCGATAGGGGATCAGAGCCAGTGTTACTTCCTTCACTCCCTTAACCTCGGGTCAATCCGCCTGACAAACATGTTCCTTCCGGATGAAACAGGTCCGGTTTCCGAGGAGCGTTATGAGCAGATCAAAGCCTACATACGGCGCAAGACCGCGGATATAACAAAAGAACTTTCCCGGTACAGGGCGGACAGTGCTATTGGAAGCTCGGGAACTATCGAAAACCTTGCAAAAATCGCTTTTGTTTACCTGCATAAAACAGCCCATGAAAGTTTTGAGAAGCTTGAATACGAAGACTTGAAGAAAATTGTCAGGGCAATGTGCGCCTTGTCGCTTGAAGAGAGGCGTAAATTTCCGGGGATAAACACTCAGAGGGCAGATATCATTCTTGCAGGCGCTGCAATCATAGAGACCCTTATGGAGGAGCTTGAACTTTCAGAGATTACGATCAGCAAGCGCGGGCTCAGGGAAGGGTTGCTTGTAGATTATATCTCAAAGAGTGAGTTCTCTTACATGGTCACGCAGATGTCGGTAAGAAAACGCAGCATCATGCAGCTTGGCCTTGCTTGCAACTTTGATGAAGAACATGCCCATATCGTCACCAGGCTTGCTCTTGAACTCTTTGACAGTATCCAGGCTCTTGGGATCTATGAGTTTCAAGAGAGTGAGAGAGAGCTTCTCGAATACGGCGCAACCCTGCACGATATAGGAACATTTCTCTCATATGATACCCATCAGGCACATGCCTATCACCTCATAAGAGAGAGCAACCTCCCGGGTTTCCAGCCTGAAGAAATCGAAATAATTTCAAACCTTGCGTATTTCCACAGGAAAAACACCCCTAAAAAGAAGCATCCCAATCTTGAAGGGCTCAGCAAAGAAACAGTAAAAAGCGTGAGGCTTCTCAGCGCCCTGCTCCGTATTGCCGAAGGGCTTGACCGTTCCCATACAGGAATTATTTCCCATGTCCGTTTTTATATTGCCTCCACCGACAGCCTTGTGCTCGAGATGCATGCCCGGTGGGAGTGCCAGCTCGAAATCTGGGAGGTAGAGAAACAGAAAAAATATTTCAAAAAGATGTTTGGGTATAACCTCCAGTCCAAAGTTCTTATCGAACAGGCGGCAGGGGTCCCTGTAGTTTTTGAGGGAAGTGCTGAGGTTGAGGAAGTCCCACGGGGATGA